The Exiguobacterium acetylicum genome includes a window with the following:
- a CDS encoding glucose-1-phosphate adenylyltransferase, translating into MAKKNVVAMLLAGGEGKRLGALTKHTAKPAVAFGGKYRIIDFPLSNCTNSGIDTVGVLTQYEPLELNRYLGIGSPWDLDRRNGGLTILPPYQAQNGKNWYEGTANAIYRNMSYINQFDPDYVLVLSGDHIYKMDYEKMIEEHRVTGADVTISVREVPWEEAPRFGILNTDDDLRINEFEEKPENPKSNLASMGIYVFNWDVLKRHLIQDAGDAESSFDFGKNIIPNMLFENLNIRAYKFKGYWKDVGTIQSLWEANMDLLTAEPEFDLYEPSWKVHSVNPNQQPQYIGNAATVDTSIINEGCHIEGEINHSVLFYGVDVAEGSLVKDSVIFPNVKIGRDVTIHRAILADGVIVEDGATIGSPDGEVFVIEADSIVKKNEVIKEAIQ; encoded by the coding sequence ATGGCTAAGAAGAATGTCGTTGCGATGTTACTTGCAGGCGGAGAAGGGAAACGTCTAGGAGCTTTAACGAAACATACTGCAAAACCAGCTGTTGCATTTGGAGGAAAGTACCGGATCATTGATTTCCCACTTTCGAACTGTACGAACTCAGGAATCGATACAGTTGGCGTGTTAACACAATACGAACCATTAGAGTTAAATCGATACCTTGGCATCGGAAGCCCATGGGATCTGGATCGTCGTAATGGCGGATTGACGATTCTTCCACCATACCAAGCACAGAATGGGAAAAACTGGTATGAAGGAACGGCGAATGCTATTTACCGTAATATGAGTTACATCAATCAATTTGATCCTGACTATGTACTCGTCTTATCAGGCGATCACATCTATAAAATGGACTATGAAAAAATGATCGAGGAACACCGTGTGACAGGTGCGGACGTCACGATTTCTGTTCGCGAAGTACCATGGGAAGAAGCACCACGATTCGGAATTCTCAATACAGACGACGATTTACGGATCAATGAATTCGAAGAAAAACCGGAAAATCCGAAATCGAATCTTGCATCGATGGGAATCTACGTCTTTAACTGGGATGTACTGAAACGTCACTTGATTCAAGATGCCGGCGATGCGGAATCGAGCTTTGACTTTGGTAAGAACATCATTCCAAACATGCTCTTTGAAAACCTCAATATTCGCGCTTACAAATTCAAAGGATACTGGAAAGACGTTGGGACAATTCAATCCCTTTGGGAAGCGAACATGGACCTGTTGACGGCAGAGCCTGAATTCGATTTATATGAACCGTCGTGGAAAGTACATTCGGTCAACCCGAATCAGCAACCGCAATATATTGGAAACGCTGCGACAGTTGATACATCAATCATCAACGAAGGATGCCATATCGAAGGAGAAATCAATCATTCAGTTCTCTTCTATGGTGTCGATGTAGCAGAAGGGTCACTCGTCAAGGACTCAGTCATTTTCCCGAACGTCAAAATTGGACGCGACGTCACGATTCACCGGGCGATCTTAGCAGATGGCGTGATCGTTGAAGATGGTGCGACGATTGGGTCTCCGGACGGAGAAGTCTTCGTCATTGAAGCAGACAGTATCGTTAAGAAAAACGAAGTCATCAAAGAAGCGATTCAATAA
- the glgD gene encoding glucose-1-phosphate adenylyltransferase subunit GlgD: MKVDLLGVINLSGEEGFFKELTEHRNLAAVPFAGRYRLIDFTLTNMVQNDIANIGIFTLEKYRGMMDHLGSGKEWDLDRSNGGLYIFPPALSQDANEFRGDLSNFHLHRDFFLRSKENYVVVSGSNILSAVDYRDVLREHKESNADITVVYTKRELPCKYCRPIRFGEQNRVTAIGSRGFQPTDETFYMETVVLSKNLFVRLVDEAIARGEYDLLQSIIRSQLNRLHVHGYEYSGTSQVIHSLRSYYRESMLLLEQWGAINDFQHVYTKIKHEPPTRYLPGSDIKNSLVANGCKLEGTTTDSILFRGVKVGKHARVKNSIIMQKSVIEEGAVVEYAILDKEVTVKRGQVIRGTAEEPIVIKKQTIV, translated from the coding sequence ATGAAGGTCGATTTATTAGGTGTCATCAATCTGAGTGGCGAAGAAGGATTTTTCAAGGAATTGACGGAGCATCGTAACTTAGCGGCAGTTCCATTTGCCGGTCGTTATCGATTGATTGATTTTACATTAACGAACATGGTACAAAACGATATCGCGAACATCGGGATTTTCACGCTCGAGAAATATCGCGGAATGATGGATCACCTTGGATCAGGAAAAGAGTGGGATCTTGACCGTTCAAACGGTGGACTGTACATTTTCCCACCTGCACTATCACAAGATGCGAACGAGTTCCGCGGAGATTTATCGAACTTCCATCTCCACCGTGACTTTTTCCTTCGTAGTAAGGAAAATTACGTCGTCGTCTCTGGTTCGAACATTTTATCAGCGGTAGATTATCGTGACGTACTACGTGAACATAAAGAATCGAATGCGGATATCACGGTCGTCTATACTAAGCGTGAACTACCTTGTAAATACTGCCGTCCGATCCGTTTTGGTGAACAAAATCGCGTGACAGCCATCGGATCACGCGGATTCCAGCCGACGGATGAGACGTTCTACATGGAGACGGTCGTTCTATCGAAAAATCTCTTCGTTCGTTTAGTTGATGAGGCGATCGCTCGTGGTGAGTACGATTTACTTCAGAGTATCATTCGTTCACAGTTGAACCGTCTACATGTGCATGGTTATGAGTACAGTGGTACATCACAAGTCATTCACTCGCTTCGTTCGTACTATCGTGAAAGCATGCTGTTGCTTGAGCAATGGGGAGCAATCAATGATTTCCAGCACGTCTACACGAAAATCAAACATGAGCCACCGACACGCTATCTTCCGGGTTCTGACATCAAGAACTCACTTGTTGCAAACGGCTGTAAATTAGAAGGAACAACGACGGACAGCATCCTGTTCCGTGGTGTCAAAGTCGGAAAACACGCTCGCGTTAAAAACTCGATCATCATGCAAAAATCGGTCATTGAAGAGGGCGCAGTCGTTGAGTATGCGATTCTCGACAAAGAAGTCACCGTCAAACGTGGTCAAGTCATCCGCGGTACGGCAGAAGAACCAATTGTCATCAAAAAACAAACAATCGTTTAA
- the glgA gene encoding glycogen synthase GlgA, whose protein sequence is MKVWFAATEATPFIKTGGLADVVGSLPLALAEEGADVSVVLPNYGQIKEQYKSEMEFLFDFIVPVGWRQQFGAVLRLKQDGVTFYFIDNEYYFKRDGVIYGHYDDAERFAYFSRAVLEMIQHLDRKEVPDVIHCHDWQTGVIPAFLRIHYQHLERYQDIKTVFTIHNLQYQGVFPEEVLGDLLGLGQEHFTADGIAHNGLVNYMKAGLVHSNQITTVSPSYRDEIMDPYYGETLEPVLQHRAVDVRGILNGIDYRQFDPAHDTHLVETYSVDTVKEGKAKNKAALQEELGLPINPDVPLFGFVSRLVDQKGIDLLAHILPDLFELDAQFIILGSGEAEYEGLFHHATSIRPDKIASYIGFDVGLAQRIYAGSDAFLMPSRFEPCGLSQLISMKYGCLPVVRETGGLRDTVKPFNQFTLEGNGFSFANYNAHEFLEAIKRTIEVYHDQPVFEHLIETAMNEDFSWLRSADEYLALYRLIAPSAT, encoded by the coding sequence ATGAAGGTATGGTTTGCTGCCACGGAAGCGACACCCTTCATCAAGACAGGGGGGCTAGCTGACGTCGTCGGCTCGCTCCCTTTAGCGCTTGCTGAGGAAGGTGCAGACGTTTCGGTCGTTTTACCTAATTATGGTCAAATCAAGGAACAGTATAAATCAGAGATGGAGTTTTTATTCGACTTCATCGTACCAGTCGGTTGGCGCCAGCAATTCGGTGCGGTCCTCCGTCTGAAACAAGATGGGGTGACGTTCTATTTCATCGATAATGAATATTACTTTAAGCGGGATGGCGTCATTTATGGACATTATGACGACGCAGAACGATTTGCTTATTTCTCGCGTGCCGTGCTTGAAATGATTCAACATCTGGATCGAAAAGAAGTACCGGATGTCATCCATTGTCATGACTGGCAAACAGGTGTGATTCCAGCTTTCTTACGCATCCATTACCAGCATCTCGAGCGATATCAAGACATTAAGACGGTCTTTACGATCCATAATCTACAGTATCAAGGGGTCTTCCCAGAGGAAGTGCTCGGTGACTTACTTGGTCTCGGACAAGAACACTTTACAGCAGACGGTATCGCCCATAATGGTCTCGTCAATTACATGAAAGCAGGGCTTGTGCATTCGAATCAAATCACGACAGTCAGTCCATCCTATCGTGATGAGATCATGGATCCGTATTACGGTGAGACGCTTGAACCTGTCTTGCAACATCGTGCCGTTGACGTGCGTGGAATCTTGAATGGAATTGATTATCGTCAGTTCGATCCAGCGCATGATACACATCTCGTTGAAACCTACTCGGTCGATACAGTGAAAGAAGGAAAAGCGAAGAATAAGGCTGCTTTACAGGAAGAACTTGGTCTTCCGATTAATCCGGATGTGCCGCTGTTTGGTTTCGTCTCCCGTCTTGTCGATCAAAAGGGAATCGATTTACTGGCACATATCTTACCTGATTTATTCGAACTCGATGCCCAGTTCATTATTCTCGGATCAGGTGAAGCAGAGTACGAAGGGTTATTCCATCATGCGACGTCGATTCGTCCAGACAAAATCGCTTCTTATATCGGGTTTGACGTTGGTCTTGCGCAACGGATCTATGCGGGGAGTGATGCTTTCTTGATGCCATCACGTTTTGAACCGTGTGGACTCAGTCAGTTGATTTCGATGAAGTATGGCTGTTTACCGGTTGTCCGGGAAACAGGTGGACTGCGTGATACGGTCAAACCGTTCAATCAGTTTACGTTAGAAGGAAATGGATTCTCGTTCGCGAATTATAATGCACATGAGTTTTTAGAAGCGATTAAGCGTACGATCGAAGTCTATCATGATCAGCCTGTCTTCGAACATCTGATTGAGACAGCGATGAATGAAGACTTTAGTTGGTTACGCTCAGCGGATGAATACTTGGCATTGTATCGTTTGATTGCACCGTCCGCCACTTGA
- a CDS encoding glycogen/starch/alpha-glucan phosphorylase produces the protein MFKDKEKFKERFTERFVSMHGKAITEATENDIYQTLAYMVRETVTTDWLRTKETYTHKKSKQVYYFSLEFLLGRFLHNNLLSLDVLKDVERGLGELGYQLSELTEEEPEPGLGNGGLGRLAACFLDSLAALSLPGHGNGIRYQYGLFKQKIIDGYQVELPDNWLKNGNMWEIRRSDKAVDVPFGGHVWLEEVGDGYRVHHEPAEIVRAVPYDMPIVGYQNGVVNNLRLWSAESPLDDDELLSQYRGNYKDLLAHKQSIQTISEFLYPDDTTYEGKELRLKQQYFFVSAGLRSILTSFKKRNHSLKQLGNHIAIHINDTHPVVAIPELMRILVDEEGFGWEEAWRITKSVMSFTNHTLLSEALERWPIDLFRRLLPRIYLIIEEINRRFCKDVLANYPHMEAHMRDIAIIADDRINMANLAVVGTHSTNGVAQIHTEILKQREMRLFYEMFPLRFNNKTNGITHRRWFLSSNPALANRVTEAIGDSWIQHPSDLQKLTKWAEDSALQKDIAEIKLKRKEELALLIEKETGIVVDPTSIFDVQVKRLHAYKRQLLNALHIHSLYYRLKEDRSFTMTPRTFIFGAKAAPGYHYAKEVIRYINALARLINDDPEVSPYLKVVFLENYRVSLAEKIFPASDVSEQISTASYEASGTGNMKFMMNGALTIGTLDGANIEIRDEVGDANIFIFGLTPQEVMNYKQYGGYSAYDQYSAQPELRRIIDSLVDGTLFAPGEFQAIYDSLLTYNDEYLILKDFLSYQQAQERIDRMYQQPEEWYKRVILNIARSGVFSSDRTIKEYANAIWNIKPIQL, from the coding sequence ATGTTTAAAGATAAAGAGAAGTTCAAGGAGAGGTTTACGGAACGATTCGTTTCGATGCATGGTAAAGCCATAACGGAAGCAACAGAAAACGATATTTATCAAACGCTTGCCTATATGGTACGAGAGACGGTCACGACCGATTGGTTGCGAACGAAAGAAACGTATACTCATAAAAAAAGTAAGCAAGTCTATTACTTTTCACTCGAGTTTTTACTTGGACGTTTCCTGCATAATAATTTGTTAAGTCTTGATGTCTTAAAGGATGTGGAGCGGGGACTTGGTGAACTCGGATATCAGCTCAGTGAGTTGACAGAAGAAGAGCCAGAACCAGGCCTCGGAAACGGAGGGCTCGGTCGTCTTGCGGCATGTTTCCTTGATTCCTTGGCCGCTCTTAGTCTTCCTGGACATGGGAACGGTATCCGATACCAGTATGGTCTGTTCAAACAAAAAATCATTGATGGTTATCAAGTCGAGTTACCGGATAACTGGTTGAAGAACGGGAACATGTGGGAAATTAGACGTTCGGATAAAGCGGTCGACGTTCCGTTCGGTGGACATGTCTGGCTTGAAGAAGTCGGTGATGGGTATCGTGTCCATCATGAACCAGCTGAAATCGTTCGCGCTGTTCCGTATGATATGCCAATCGTCGGCTATCAAAATGGGGTCGTGAATAATCTTCGACTCTGGAGTGCTGAATCTCCGCTTGATGATGATGAACTACTTAGCCAATACCGTGGGAATTATAAAGATTTACTGGCACATAAACAATCGATTCAGACGATTTCAGAATTTTTGTATCCGGATGATACGACGTACGAAGGAAAAGAATTGCGTCTGAAGCAACAGTATTTCTTCGTCTCTGCCGGATTACGAAGTATTTTGACATCCTTTAAAAAGCGAAATCATTCATTGAAGCAACTCGGGAATCATATTGCCATTCATATCAATGATACGCACCCAGTCGTTGCAATTCCGGAGTTGATGCGGATTCTTGTTGATGAAGAAGGATTTGGATGGGAAGAAGCATGGCGAATCACGAAGAGTGTCATGTCGTTTACGAATCATACGTTGTTGTCAGAAGCACTCGAACGCTGGCCGATTGATTTATTCCGTCGCTTGTTGCCGCGTATTTACCTCATCATCGAGGAGATCAATCGACGCTTCTGTAAGGATGTACTCGCGAATTATCCGCACATGGAAGCGCATATGCGAGACATCGCCATCATTGCGGATGACCGGATCAACATGGCGAATCTTGCTGTCGTCGGTACGCATTCGACGAATGGTGTCGCTCAGATTCACACTGAAATTCTAAAACAACGTGAGATGCGACTATTTTATGAGATGTTCCCGCTTCGTTTTAATAATAAGACGAATGGGATTACGCATCGTCGCTGGTTCCTTTCGTCGAATCCGGCACTGGCAAATCGCGTCACAGAAGCGATCGGAGATAGCTGGATTCAGCATCCATCCGATTTACAAAAGTTGACGAAATGGGCAGAGGATTCAGCATTACAGAAGGACATCGCTGAGATTAAACTCAAACGAAAAGAAGAATTAGCGTTGCTCATTGAAAAAGAAACAGGTATCGTCGTTGATCCGACTTCGATTTTTGATGTTCAAGTCAAGCGATTACATGCGTATAAACGACAACTCTTGAATGCGTTACACATTCATTCGCTCTACTATCGCTTGAAAGAAGATCGTTCGTTCACGATGACACCACGAACGTTCATCTTTGGTGCAAAAGCAGCGCCTGGCTACCATTATGCAAAAGAAGTCATTCGTTATATCAATGCATTGGCACGCTTGATTAACGATGATCCAGAAGTCAGCCCGTACTTGAAAGTCGTCTTCTTAGAAAACTATCGTGTATCGCTTGCAGAGAAAATCTTCCCGGCAAGTGACGTCAGTGAACAGATTTCGACGGCAAGTTATGAAGCCTCTGGAACTGGAAACATGAAATTCATGATGAATGGCGCCTTGACGATCGGAACACTCGACGGAGCGAACATTGAAATTCGAGACGAAGTCGGGGATGCGAATATTTTCATCTTCGGTTTAACACCGCAAGAAGTCATGAATTATAAACAATACGGCGGTTATAGTGCCTATGATCAATACAGTGCACAACCCGAGTTACGACGGATCATTGATAGTCTTGTTGATGGAACGTTGTTCGCTCCTGGTGAATTCCAAGCGATTTATGATTCATTATTGACGTATAATGATGAGTATCTGATCTTGAAAGACTTCTTGTCTTATCAACAGGCACAAGAACGAATCGATCGGATGTATCAGCAACCAGAAGAGTGGTATAAACGAGTCATTCTCAATATTGCTCGATCAGGTGTATTCTCGAGTGATCGAACGATTAAAGAGTATGCGAATGCGATCTGGAACATTAAGCCGATTCAACTGTAA
- a CDS encoding sulfurtransferase has product MFPTIQMADLQQLVRTDQIRWFDCRYDLQQPEYGRSAFLEQHVEGAQHLDLMTDLSGPLDKIGGRHPLPSKEAWQHTLEQHGVTPEDFVVLYDDGFPYAARAWWLFKWIGHERVVVLEGGFSSYLAFDLPVTDDVPTYAPSHYTPRFQDEMLVSFEELKNQLTESVVIDSRAPDRYRGEIEPLDRVAGHIPGAVNCYFEQALSPDGRLRDAEDLKELYADILPVTAPILYCGSGVTACVNVIALHSLGKTDVRLYAGSYSDWVSRGENVSRS; this is encoded by the coding sequence ATGTTTCCTACGATTCAAATGGCAGACCTTCAACAGCTCGTCCGAACGGATCAGATTCGCTGGTTTGACTGCCGATATGACTTACAACAACCTGAATATGGACGAAGTGCTTTCTTAGAACAACACGTCGAAGGAGCGCAGCACCTGGATTTAATGACTGACCTATCCGGTCCACTAGATAAGATCGGCGGTCGGCATCCGCTTCCTTCAAAAGAAGCGTGGCAACACACTCTTGAACAGCATGGTGTGACACCAGAAGACTTCGTCGTCTTGTATGATGACGGTTTTCCGTATGCGGCTCGTGCCTGGTGGTTATTCAAATGGATCGGACATGAGCGCGTCGTTGTCCTTGAAGGTGGATTCTCCTCTTACCTAGCGTTCGATCTTCCGGTCACGGATGACGTTCCTACTTATGCACCTTCTCATTACACTCCTCGTTTTCAAGATGAGATGCTCGTCTCATTCGAAGAGCTGAAGAATCAACTGACCGAGAGCGTAGTCATCGATTCTCGTGCGCCCGATCGATATCGCGGAGAGATTGAACCACTCGACCGCGTCGCTGGACATATTCCGGGTGCCGTGAATTGTTACTTTGAACAAGCACTCTCACCAGACGGTCGCTTGCGGGATGCAGAGGATTTAAAAGAACTATACGCCGATATCCTACCAGTCACAGCACCCATCCTCTATTGCGGAAGCGGTGTGACGGCGTGCGTCAATGTCATCGCTCTTCATTCGCTCGGAAAAACCGATGTCCGGCTTTACGCCGGCTCTTATAGTGATTGGGTGAGTCGTGGCGAAAACGTCTCCCGTTCGTAA
- a CDS encoding phospho-sugar mutase → MSWKETYQKWDQFADLDRTLKEELVTLATDDKAAEEAFYKELEFGTGGMRGEIGVGTNRMNVYTVRKASQGFAAFIKASGEEAAEKGIVIAHDSRHFSPEFALEAARTLASNGIKAYLFDGLRPTPELSFAVRSLKAAGGIVITASHNPPEYNGYKVYGDDGGQLPPKEADELVSYVSQIEDELSIELESEEVLRANGLIVRVGEELDEAYQEKLQTIRVLPSIQSELADPLKIVFTPLHGTGLVPVTEGLKRYGFEHVTVVQEQAEPDGAFPTVTSPNPEEHAAFKLAIEYGDRADADILIATDPDADRVGVATRDADGEWTVLTGNQTGALLLDYILSQKAAQGTLPANGFVAKTIVTSELGALIARHYDLHVENTLTGFKFIGEKIKQYNASGQYEYLFGYEESYGYLIGDFCRDKDAVQACLLAAEMAAYHKNEGRTLYEALQAIYEQFGYFEESLRSLTLKGKDGVAQIGRIMDTFRENPPKQVAGEQVVLFEDYDASIAHDLKTHQPSPINLPKSNVLKFTLSDGSWFCLRPSGTEPKIKFYFSVTSPDAAETTRKRQQIEDEVMQEVEQIQ, encoded by the coding sequence ATGTCATGGAAAGAAACCTATCAAAAATGGGATCAGTTCGCTGATTTAGATCGTACATTAAAAGAAGAACTCGTCACGCTAGCAACAGATGATAAAGCAGCCGAAGAAGCATTCTACAAAGAGCTCGAATTCGGAACAGGTGGTATGCGCGGAGAAATCGGCGTCGGGACGAACCGGATGAACGTGTATACAGTACGAAAAGCATCACAAGGGTTTGCAGCGTTCATCAAAGCATCGGGAGAAGAAGCAGCAGAAAAAGGAATCGTCATCGCGCATGATTCACGCCACTTCTCACCGGAGTTTGCGCTTGAAGCAGCACGGACACTTGCAAGTAATGGGATTAAAGCTTATTTGTTTGACGGTCTACGTCCGACACCAGAACTTTCGTTTGCTGTTCGTTCTTTAAAAGCAGCGGGAGGGATCGTCATCACGGCGAGTCACAACCCACCAGAATATAATGGCTATAAGGTCTACGGCGATGACGGTGGACAACTCCCACCAAAAGAAGCAGATGAGCTCGTTTCGTACGTCAGTCAGATTGAAGATGAGCTATCGATCGAACTTGAGTCAGAAGAAGTCCTTCGTGCGAACGGACTGATTGTCCGCGTTGGAGAAGAACTCGACGAAGCGTACCAAGAAAAGCTGCAAACGATTCGTGTCTTACCTTCGATTCAATCGGAATTAGCAGATCCACTAAAAATTGTCTTCACACCACTTCACGGAACTGGTCTTGTTCCGGTAACAGAGGGTTTGAAGCGTTACGGATTCGAACATGTAACAGTCGTTCAGGAGCAAGCGGAGCCGGACGGCGCATTCCCGACTGTAACGTCACCGAATCCGGAAGAACATGCTGCCTTTAAACTTGCCATCGAATATGGTGACCGAGCGGATGCCGACATCTTGATTGCGACGGATCCAGATGCTGACCGTGTCGGCGTTGCGACACGTGATGCAGACGGCGAATGGACAGTCCTGACAGGCAATCAGACAGGCGCGTTATTGCTCGACTACATCCTTTCACAAAAAGCGGCGCAGGGCACACTACCAGCGAACGGTTTCGTCGCAAAAACGATCGTTACTTCGGAACTAGGTGCGTTGATTGCACGTCACTATGATCTCCACGTCGAGAATACGTTGACAGGATTTAAGTTCATTGGTGAGAAAATCAAACAATACAATGCATCCGGTCAATATGAGTATCTCTTCGGATATGAAGAGAGCTATGGTTACCTCATCGGTGACTTCTGTCGTGATAAGGATGCGGTCCAAGCGTGCTTGCTTGCTGCTGAGATGGCTGCGTATCATAAAAACGAGGGACGGACGCTCTATGAGGCGTTACAAGCGATTTACGAGCAGTTTGGTTACTTCGAAGAGTCGCTTCGCTCTCTGACGCTAAAAGGGAAAGACGGTGTGGCACAAATCGGTCGGATCATGGATACGTTCCGTGAGAATCCACCAAAACAAGTAGCTGGGGAACAAGTTGTCTTGTTCGAAGATTACGATGCGAGCATCGCGCATGATTTGAAGACACATCAACCGTCACCAATCAACCTCCCAAAATCAAACGTTCTGAAGTTCACGCTCAGCGATGGATCGTGGTTCTGCCTCCGTCCATCTGGTACGGAACCGAAGATCAAGTTCTACTTCAGTGTTACATCACCGGATGCTGCTGAGACGACACGAAAACGTCAGCAAATCGAAGATGAAGTCATGCAAGAAGTCGAACAAATTCAATAA
- a CDS encoding aldo/keto reductase: MERIQLTEDLSFSRIIHGLWRLNEWEMTKEERLELIEACLALGITTFDHADIYGDYTNERLFGEALALKPELRDRMEIVTKTGIKMKGNHFSDQSLSFYDTTKEHIIKQVNRSLQELGVEYVDTLLIHRPDPLMDPNEIAEAFVELKDAGKVRTFGLSNHTPTQQSLIQSRLPFMLVTNQLELSVSELKHFEDGSVDLCHENEMPLMAWSPLAGGRLFKDEQYAPLREKLAEIAETIGAEEIDEVAYAWLLKHPARIMPIVGSGKIERIESAVRSTKLSLTREQWFEILKASRGRDVD; the protein is encoded by the coding sequence ATGGAACGGATTCAGTTAACAGAAGATTTATCATTCTCACGAATCATTCATGGTTTATGGCGATTGAATGAATGGGAGATGACGAAGGAAGAACGTCTCGAATTGATCGAAGCATGTCTTGCTTTAGGAATTACGACGTTTGATCACGCCGATATCTATGGTGACTATACGAATGAACGATTATTCGGAGAAGCGCTTGCTTTAAAACCGGAGCTACGTGATCGGATGGAGATTGTTACGAAAACAGGCATCAAGATGAAGGGCAATCATTTCTCGGATCAGTCGTTATCGTTTTATGATACGACGAAAGAGCATATCATCAAACAAGTGAACCGTTCACTGCAAGAACTCGGTGTCGAGTACGTCGATACATTATTGATTCATCGTCCTGATCCATTGATGGATCCAAATGAGATTGCAGAAGCGTTCGTTGAATTGAAGGACGCAGGTAAGGTACGGACATTCGGTCTCTCGAACCATACACCTACGCAACAAAGTCTGATTCAATCACGTTTACCGTTCATGCTTGTGACGAACCAACTCGAGTTGTCGGTTTCAGAATTGAAACACTTCGAAGATGGATCGGTTGATTTGTGTCACGAAAATGAGATGCCGTTGATGGCATGGAGTCCACTTGCGGGAGGTCGTCTTTTCAAGGACGAGCAATATGCACCACTACGCGAGAAACTAGCTGAAATCGCAGAGACGATCGGAGCAGAAGAAATCGATGAGGTGGCGTACGCATGGTTGCTCAAACATCCAGCGCGAATCATGCCGATTGTTGGTTCTGGTAAGATTGAACGTATCGAGTCTGCTGTGCGTTCGACGAAATTGTCGTTGACACGCGAGCAATGGTTTGAGATTTTGAAAGCATCACGTGGTCGTGACGTCGATTAA
- a CDS encoding amino acid ABC transporter permease, translated as MSDLLTIVQDNSDVYAKAIGTTLLASGLAIVFALILGLILAVMRDSRLAVFSGFARLYVSFFRGTPLLLQILILYNGLVVLQLTGFQALAFGLSLHFSAYISESFRAAISSVDRGQWEAADSLGIPRRKTFKDVILPQALSRAIPPLSNSVIDIIKSTSLGTIVAVEELTYVSDQISATTYLVMPLLLFSAAIYWIMSTLIQSVQHRLEARFSIPE; from the coding sequence GTGAGTGACTTATTAACGATCGTCCAGGATAACTCGGACGTCTACGCAAAGGCGATTGGTACGACCCTTCTAGCAAGTGGTCTCGCCATCGTCTTTGCGCTTATTCTCGGGTTGATTCTTGCCGTCATGCGTGACAGCCGCCTTGCCGTCTTTAGCGGTTTTGCACGTTTATATGTCTCGTTCTTCCGAGGAACGCCGTTGCTATTACAAATTCTGATTTTATACAATGGTCTCGTTGTCCTTCAATTGACTGGATTCCAAGCTCTCGCTTTCGGTTTATCGCTTCACTTTTCTGCGTATATCTCTGAATCATTCCGAGCTGCCATCTCTTCCGTCGATCGTGGACAATGGGAAGCCGCTGACTCGCTCGGCATTCCGCGACGTAAGACATTCAAGGATGTCATCTTGCCGCAAGCATTATCTCGAGCGATTCCACCGCTTTCGAACTCAGTCATCGATATCATCAAGTCGACTTCACTCGGTACGATCGTTGCGGTTGAGGAATTGACGTATGTATCTGACCAGATTTCAGCAACAACGTATCTTGTCATGCCATTGCTCTTGTTCTCGGCTGCAATTTACTGGATTATGTCGACACTCATTCAAAGTGTTCAACATCGCTTAGAAGCACGCTTCAGTATTCCAGAATGA